One region of Brachyhypopomus gauderio isolate BG-103 chromosome 9, BGAUD_0.2, whole genome shotgun sequence genomic DNA includes:
- the LOC143523080 gene encoding flavin-containing monooxygenase 5-like, producing MARRVAVIGAGSSGLTSIKCCLDEGLEPVCFESTDDIGGLWRFKENPESDRASIYHSVIINTSKEMMCYSDFPIPAHYPNFMHNSYIMDYFRLYAEHFQLMRYIRFRTKVLHIVPKSDFAQSGQWNVETEDGSGKKEKHVFDAVLVCTGHHCHPHLPLKDFPGIDTFKGKYIHSRDYKTPEEWRNKRVVVIGIGNSGGDIAVELSRMTQQVFLSTRRGSWILNRVGYKGIPMDMTFTRVTEILVRYLPHRILADLFEKRLNKRFNHELYGLKPKHRVFSQHPTVNDDLPNRILSGTVLVKPNVKEFRGSAVVFEDGTVEDNIDLVVFATGYTFSFPFLPAQDVPVMENKTSLYKYVFPPNLEKTTLAVIGLIQPLGAIMPISEMQARWATRVFKGLKKLPSQSAMLEDIKAKKETMAKRYVASQRHTIQVDYVTYMDELADQVGVRPRLLRLFLTDPAIGLRVLFGPCTPYQFRLRGPGRWEGARQAILTQWERVATPLKTRSSPEKESGHSAVPLLLTASTAVVISAVYYTRASLPNFLSDVSSLLDRLRAYLPLPQSMR from the exons ATGGCTCGCCGCGTGGCCGTGATCGGAGCAGGAAGCTCTGGACTCACCAGCATTAAGTGCTGCTTGGACGAGGGTCTGGAGCCAGTGTGTTTTGAAAGCACTGATGACATCGGAGGACTCTGGAGGTTTAAG gagaATCCTGAATCAGACAGGGCCAGCATCTACCATTCTGTGATCATCAACACCTCAAAGGAGATGATGTGTTACAGTGATTTCCCTATCCCCGCCCACTACCCAAACTTCATGCACAACTCTTACATTATGGATTACTTTCGCCTGTATGCCGAACACTTCCAGCTCATGCGTTACATCCGCTTTCGG ACAAAGGTCCTTCATATCGTTCCAAAATCAGACTTTGCCCAGTCTGGTCAGTGGAACGTGGAGACGGAGGATGGCAGTGGGAAGAAGGAGAAGCATGTGTTTGATGCTGTGCTGGTCTGCACGGGACACCACtgtcacccccacctccccctgaAAGACTTCCCAG GTATAGACACATTCAAAGGGAAATACATCCACAGCCGGGACTACAAAACTCCAGAGGAATGGCGCAACAAGAGGGTGGTTGTGATCGGAATCGGAAATTCAGGGGGAGACATTGCTGTGGAGCTTAGCAGGATGACCCAGCAG GTTTTCCTGAGCACCAGGAGAGGTTCTTGGATCCTGAATCGCGTGGGGTATAAGGGGATTCCTATGGACATGACATTCACCAGGGTCACTGAAATACTTGTGCGTTATTTACCCCACAGGATTTTAGCAGATCTGTTTGAGAAGAGACTCAATAAAAGGTTCAACCATGAGCTGTACGGCCTGAAGCCAAAACACAG GGTGTTCAGTCAGCATCCCACGGTGAACGACGACCTTCCCAATCGCATCCTCTCGGGTACTGTGCTGGTCAAGCCGAACGTGAAGGAGTTCCGTGGCTCAGCTGTGGTCTTTGAGGACGGCACAGTTGAGGACAACATCGACCTGGTGGTGTTTGCCACAGGTTACACTTTCTCCTTCCCCTTCCTGCCTGCTCAGGACGTCCCGGTAATGGAAAACAAGACATCACTGTACAAATACGTCTTCCCACCGAACCTCGAAAAGACCACACTGGCTGTGATTGGTCTAATCCAGCCCCTAGGAGCTATAATGCCCATCTCAGAGATGCAAGCTCGCTGGGCCACGCGTGTCTTCAAAG GTTTGAAAAAACTGCCTTCACAGAGTGCCATGCTAGAAGACATCAAAGCCAAGAAGGAGACAATGGCTAAAAG GTACGTGGCCTCTCAGAGGCACACTATTCAGGTAGACTACGTGACCTACATGGACGAGCTGGCAGATCAAGTGGGTGTGCGCCCCAGGCTCCTGCGTCTGTTCCTCACGGATCCTGCCATAGGGTTGAGGGTCCTGTTTGGTCCCTGCACCCCCTACCAGTTTCGGCTACGTGGGCCAGGGCGGTGGGAGGGGGCTCGGCAGGCCATCCTCACCCAATGGGAGCGTGTGGCCACACCCCTGAAGACGCGCAGTTCACCGGAGAAGGAGTCAGGCCACTCTGCTGTGCCCCTTCTCCTCACAGCATCCACAGCGGTTGTGATCTCAGCTGTCTACTACACCAGGGCCAGCCTGCCCAACTTCCTCTCAGATGTTTCGTCTCTCCTGGACAGGTTAAGGGCTTATCTGCCATTACCACAGTCCATGCGTTGA